The Sandaracinus amylolyticus genomic interval AGTGCGACGACGGCGACGTCGACGAGGGCGACGGCTGCTCGAGCGCGTGCCGCGTCGAGGGCGGATGGACGTGCAGCGGAACGCCGAGCACGTGCGCGACGGTCTGCGGCGACGGAATGGTGGTCGCGGGCGAGGCCTGCGACGACGGCGACACGAGCGCGAGCGACGGCTGCAGCGCGACCTGCGAGATCGAGGCGGGCTGGTCGTGCGAGGGCGCGCCGAGCGTGTGCGCCGCGGGCTGCGGCGACGGCATCGTGGCCGGCATGGAGCAGTGCGACGACGGCGACGGGACCGCGGGCGACGGATGCTCGCCGTCGTGCCGCATCGAGACCGGCTGGGCGTGCAGCGGGATGCCGAGCGCGTGCACGCCGGTGTGCGGCGACGGGGTCGTCGCGGGCGGCGAGGCGTGCGACGACGACGACGCCGATCCTGGTGACGGATGCAGCGCGACGTGCACCGTCGAGCGCGGCTTCTCGTGCGTGGGCGTGATGCCGAGCGTGTGCGCGTCGATCTGCGGCGACGGGATCGTCGCGAGCGTCGAGTCGTGCGACGACGGAGACCTCGAGTCGGGCGACGGCTGCGACGCGACGTGCGCGACCGAGTTCGCCTATGGATGCACCGGCGAGCCGAGCGCGTGCGTGCGCATCGATCACGCGCTCGACGTCGCGCTCGGCGACCGCGGCGGGTGCACGCTGACGATGAACGGCGCGCTGCGCTGCTGGGGCGACAACACGCGCGGCGAGGTGGGCGACGGGACGACGGCGCCGCGCTTCCTGCCGGTCACGACGATGCCCGACCTGTTCACCCAGGTGGACTTCGGCGGTCAGTTCGCGTGCGCGCTCCACGAGGACGCGACGGTGTGGTGCTGGGGCAGCAACGCGGCGCGCCAGCAGGGCCCCGGAGCGGTCGGCGCGGCGCGGCTCGCGCCCGGGCGCATCGGCGTGATCGAGACGATGACGATGAGCGCGGTCGCGACGGGACAGGAGCACGCGTGCGCGCTCGACGAGGCGGGCGACGCGTGGTGCTGGGGCGACAACGACAACGGCCAGCTCGGTCGCGGCGGCCCCGACCGGAACGACAGCGCGGCGCCGATGGTGGTCGACCTCGTACCCGCCGCGGTCGCGCTGAGCGCGGGCACCGATCACACCTGTGTGGTGCACGACGACGGCCACGCGTCGTGCTGGGGCGACGACGATCAGGGGCAGCTCGGCGACGGCGGGACGAACACCGACCAGAGCCTGCCGGTGCGCGTGCTGGCGCTCGCGGACGTCGTGGAGATCGCGGCGGGCGGCGATCACACCTGCGCGCGCCTGCGCGACGGCGCCGTGCGCTGCTGGGGCGACAACCAGCGCGGCCAGCTCGGCATCGGCATGATGCCGGATCAGCCGACGCCGGTCGCAGTGACGCTGCCCGGCCCGGCGACCGCGATCACCGCGGGGACGTGGCACACGTGCGCGCTGGTCGATGGCGGCGCGTACTGCTGGGGTGATGGAGCCGCCGGTCAGATCGGTGATGGCTCGCGTCTGTCGTGGCGCACGCCGCGCGCGGTGACCTCGACGGGCGCGACGCTGACCGCGATCGACGCGGGCGCGACCGGCACGTGTGCGATCACCAGCGCGGGCGCGCGCGTGTGCTGGGGCCAGGGCGACCTCGCGCAGCTCGGGCTGATCGCACCGGCGCAGCGCGAGCCGGCGGCGGTGTCGATCGATGCGTCGACGGTCGCGACGATCGCGGGAACGCGCCCGCGTCGTCACGCGGTGTGGTGCGCCGCGAGCAGCGCGGACGGTGCGCTCTCGTGCTGGGGCAACTCGGAGACGGGGCTGGTGCTCGACGCGCTCGCGTCGGACGCGCTGGTGCCGCGCGCCGCGGTGGCGATCGAGGACGTGGTCGAGCTCGGGATGGGCGAGCGCTTCGCGTGCGCGCGCCTCGACGGCGGCGCGGTGCGGTGCTGGGGCGACAACAGCCAGCGCCAGCTCGGCCAGGGCACCTCGGTGGTGGACTCGGCGTCGCCGCTGAGCGTGATGGCGCTGCCCGCCGGGCAGGCGCAGATCGCGGTCGGTGGCGAGTTCGCGTGCGCGCGCGACGCGGGCGGCGTCGTGCGGTGCTGGGGCGACTCGGCACAGCGGCAGGTGGGCTTCGACGCGGTGACCGACTCGGGCGTCGCGACGCCGATCCCCGGCGCGGAGAGCGCGATCGCGATCGCGGCCGGCGAGCTCCACGCGTGCGCGATCGTGAGCGCGAGCGGTGGCGCGGGCACGGTGCGCTGCTGGGGCGCCGACGATCAGGGCCAGCACGGCGACGGCTCGCCGGGGGGCGCGCGTCACACCGCGCTCGACGTGCCCGAGCTGGGCCTCGCGACGCAGGTCGCGCTCGGTCGCGCCCACACGTGCGCGCTGCTGGTCTCGGGTCGCGTGTCGTGCTGGGGCGACAACGCGCTCGGTCAGGTGGGCGACGGCGGCACGGCGGATCGGTTCGCGCCGCGCGAGGTGGTCGGGCTCACCGACGTCGCGCAGATCGCGGCGGGCTGGGATCACACCTGCGCGCGCCGGACCGACGGCAGCGTGTGGTGCTGGGGCGCGGCGGTGGACGGTCAGCTCGGCGCGGGCGCGACCACGCCGTTCGTGACGATGCCGGTGCAGCTCGAGGGCGTGAGCGGCGCGACGGACGTGGCGGCGACCGGGACCTCGACGTGCGTCCGCGACGCGGGCGGCGTGCGGTGTGTGGGCTTCCACGGCTTCGCGCAGCTCGGCGCGGGGCTCACGCTGCGCCCGCTGGTGCCCACCGGGGCGCCGCTGTGAGCACGATCTTCGACGCGCCTCCCGCCGACGACGGCGGGGGGCGCGCCGAGGTCCCCGAGGGCTTCCTCGACACCACGCCGCGAGCGCGCGTCGCGCAGGTCGCGCTCGGCATGAACGTGGCCTGGTTCGCGCTCTACCTGGTCGTGCTCGCCGCGCAGGATCTCGTGCTCCCGAGCGTCGACGATCTCGCGGTGTGGGATGCGCGAGACCGCTTCTGGGACGTGGCGGAGCCGATCGAGATCGTGCTGCGCCTGTGCACCGCCGTCGTGTTCCTCGTGTGGCTGCACCGGGCGAGCAAGAACGCGCACGTGCTGAGCGAGACGAAGCTGCAGTTCACGCCCGGCGCCGCGGTGGGCGTGTGGTTCGCGCCGTGCGTGAACGCGTGGGTGCCGTACCAGGTCGTGCGGGAGATCGATCGCGCGAGCGCGCCCGAGCCGAGCGCGGTCGACACGGGCCTGGTCGCAGGCTGGTGGGCGTGCTGGATCGGCTCGCTGATCATCACGCGGTTCGTGCTCGCACAGGGCGAGTCGGTGGAGACGACGCTCGTCGCCGGGAGCTTCCTCGCGCACCTGACCGCGGCGGTGCTCGCGATCCTCGTGGTCGAGCGCATCCGCAAGAACCAGCTCGCGCGCGCGACGCGCGACGACATCCACGGCATCGCCGCGACGTTCGCCTGAACGATCAGCTGTAGCCGGAGCCGCCCTCGGAGGGCACCGGCACGATCCCGCCGAAGCCGCCCGCGGCGCTGCGCCGCAGCCCGAGCACGGCGAGCGCGCGACGCACGAGCGAGCGGTATCCGGGCGGCGGCCGCACGTCGAGCGCGCGCTCGCTCGCGTCGCCCGGCGTCGAGCCGAGGATCTCGACGCCGCCGTCTTTCCAGCCGTGGAGCACGTGCGCGAGATCGTCGTCGAGCGCGGTCTGCGCGGCGCGCCGGATCGCGCGCTCGATGCCGTGCGCGCGCAGCAGGCGCGCCGACGGGAAGTCCTGGGGGAACACGATCCACCGCCCGTCGTACGTGCCCGGCGTCGGGATGCCCGTGCCGCGCCACGAGTCGAGCAAGAACGCGGGCGGCGCGTCGAGCGGCAGCGCAGCGCTCTCCAGCGTCCGCGTGCCCGCGGCGATCGCGCCGGCGACCAGGTGCGCGACGTCGCCGGGCGGTGCACCGGCCGCCGCGTTGAAGACCGGGATGGGGCGATAGCC includes:
- a CDS encoding DUF4215 domain-containing protein, whose translation is MLVLAVVASTPGCGGGDDDTPTLMDSGMPQRDASGPDAQADIDATPVPGCGDGTRSASEACDDGDLVAGDGCSPTCEVEHGFGCLGSPSVCRSSCGDGEVASDEECDDDDTAPLDGCNGSCGIEAGWSCTGEPSVCIESCGDGAIDPGEQCDDGDVDEGDGCSSACRVEGGWTCSGTPSTCATVCGDGMVVAGEACDDGDTSASDGCSATCEIEAGWSCEGAPSVCAAGCGDGIVAGMEQCDDGDGTAGDGCSPSCRIETGWACSGMPSACTPVCGDGVVAGGEACDDDDADPGDGCSATCTVERGFSCVGVMPSVCASICGDGIVASVESCDDGDLESGDGCDATCATEFAYGCTGEPSACVRIDHALDVALGDRGGCTLTMNGALRCWGDNTRGEVGDGTTAPRFLPVTTMPDLFTQVDFGGQFACALHEDATVWCWGSNAARQQGPGAVGAARLAPGRIGVIETMTMSAVATGQEHACALDEAGDAWCWGDNDNGQLGRGGPDRNDSAAPMVVDLVPAAVALSAGTDHTCVVHDDGHASCWGDDDQGQLGDGGTNTDQSLPVRVLALADVVEIAAGGDHTCARLRDGAVRCWGDNQRGQLGIGMMPDQPTPVAVTLPGPATAITAGTWHTCALVDGGAYCWGDGAAGQIGDGSRLSWRTPRAVTSTGATLTAIDAGATGTCAITSAGARVCWGQGDLAQLGLIAPAQREPAAVSIDASTVATIAGTRPRRHAVWCAASSADGALSCWGNSETGLVLDALASDALVPRAAVAIEDVVELGMGERFACARLDGGAVRCWGDNSQRQLGQGTSVVDSASPLSVMALPAGQAQIAVGGEFACARDAGGVVRCWGDSAQRQVGFDAVTDSGVATPIPGAESAIAIAAGELHACAIVSASGGAGTVRCWGADDQGQHGDGSPGGARHTALDVPELGLATQVALGRAHTCALLVSGRVSCWGDNALGQVGDGGTADRFAPREVVGLTDVAQIAAGWDHTCARRTDGSVWCWGAAVDGQLGAGATTPFVTMPVQLEGVSGATDVAATGTSTCVRDAGGVRCVGFHGFAQLGAGLTLRPLVPTGAPL
- a CDS encoding DUF4328 domain-containing protein, whose product is MSTIFDAPPADDGGGRAEVPEGFLDTTPRARVAQVALGMNVAWFALYLVVLAAQDLVLPSVDDLAVWDARDRFWDVAEPIEIVLRLCTAVVFLVWLHRASKNAHVLSETKLQFTPGAAVGVWFAPCVNAWVPYQVVREIDRASAPEPSAVDTGLVAGWWACWIGSLIITRFVLAQGESVETTLVAGSFLAHLTAAVLAILVVERIRKNQLARATRDDIHGIAATFA